A stretch of Sphingorhabdus sp. YGSMI21 DNA encodes these proteins:
- the exbD gene encoding TonB system transport protein ExbD, translating to MSIRLNDNSDDLPVNHDINVTPFIDVMLVLLIIFMVAAPLATVDVKVDLPVSTANAAPKPDKPVFLSIQADGNILVNETPVSEAGLGAAIETATRSDREQRIFLRADKTITYDTIMGAMNSLRSAGYLHVALVGAESGSAK from the coding sequence ATGTCGATCCGGCTCAACGACAATAGCGATGACCTTCCGGTAAATCACGACATCAACGTCACGCCCTTCATCGACGTGATGCTGGTGTTGCTGATCATCTTCATGGTCGCCGCGCCCCTGGCGACGGTCGATGTGAAGGTCGACCTGCCGGTCTCTACCGCCAATGCCGCGCCGAAACCCGACAAGCCTGTCTTCCTGTCGATCCAGGCCGACGGCAATATTCTCGTCAACGAAACACCCGTCTCCGAAGCCGGCCTCGGGGCCGCGATCGAAACGGCGACCCGTTCCGACAGGGAGCAACGCATCTTTCTGCGCGCCGACAAGACCATTACCTATGACACGATCATGGGCGCGATGAACTCCTTGCGCTCTGCCGGCTATCTGCACGTTGCCCTCGTGGGCGCGGAATCGGGTTCGGCAAAATGA
- a CDS encoding Rrf2 family transcriptional regulator yields the protein MRLSVQTDYALRTLMYLAAHEGHHSIAQIARQYRISKNHLMKVAQRLAAEGFVDSVKGRSGGLLLAQPAESINVGHVVRTFEDYGAFVQCFPEADDSCVVTPVCGLRHVLADGIDAFLRHLDGYTLADIVGDKARFISVWQGSGPTPTSRNISNIVGD from the coding sequence ATGAGATTGTCCGTTCAAACCGACTATGCGTTGCGTACATTGATGTATCTGGCCGCGCATGAAGGTCACCATTCGATTGCCCAGATCGCCCGGCAATACAGGATTTCAAAAAACCATTTGATGAAAGTCGCCCAGCGGCTGGCGGCCGAGGGTTTTGTCGACAGCGTGAAGGGGCGCAGCGGCGGCCTGTTGCTCGCCCAGCCTGCCGAATCCATCAATGTCGGCCACGTCGTCCGCACGTTCGAGGATTATGGTGCCTTCGTGCAATGTTTCCCCGAAGCCGATGACAGCTGTGTCGTGACGCCCGTTTGCGGCCTGCGCCATGTACTCGCCGACGGAATCGACGCATTCCTCCGGCATCTCGACGGATACACCCTGGCCGACATTGTCGGTGACAAGGCGCGGTTCATATCCGTCTGGCAAGGATCCGGTCCGACCCCGACCAGCCGAAACATCAGCAATATTGTGGGCGATTGA
- a CDS encoding MarR family transcriptional regulator, with translation MSNSNALLVALRQINRAIDLQSKKLERETGQTTPQLLLLKALEKDGRAKPSVIAKSVHLSHATVTSIVDRLEKSGMVTREKSEDDRRSVEIVLTDKGRTCVENAPELLQEDFLVALSKLEPWEQNLLISSVQRIAVMMDANQIESAPILEIGEI, from the coding sequence ATGTCAAATTCAAACGCACTTCTGGTCGCCTTGCGGCAGATTAACCGGGCGATCGATCTCCAGTCCAAAAAACTGGAACGGGAGACCGGCCAGACAACCCCGCAACTCCTGCTCCTGAAAGCCCTGGAAAAAGACGGGCGGGCCAAACCGTCGGTAATCGCCAAATCGGTGCATCTGTCGCATGCCACGGTCACATCGATTGTCGACCGGCTGGAAAAATCCGGGATGGTCACCCGCGAAAAAAGCGAAGATGACCGGCGCTCGGTGGAAATTGTCCTGACCGACAAAGGCCGCACATGCGTCGAAAATGCGCCGGAGCTACTGCAGGAAGATTTTCTGGTCGCCCTGTCAAAGCTCGAACCGTGGGAGCAAAATCTGCTGATCTCCTCGGTCCAGCGCATCGCGGTAATGATGGACGCGAACCAGATAGAATCCGCACCAATACTGGAGATTGGCGAAATCTAG
- a CDS encoding PepSY domain-containing protein has protein sequence MRKISRQYTAAAAVLATLMLAQPAYADGDIKCNAGPTEKWKPIAKLKKKAWMEGWELLKTQVEGDCYEVYARTESGQAIEAFFHPVTLKKLVVFRRGTEIYRAPGFTG, from the coding sequence ATGAGAAAAATTTCCCGCCAATATACGGCCGCCGCCGCCGTTCTGGCCACATTGATGCTGGCGCAGCCGGCCTATGCGGACGGCGATATCAAATGCAACGCCGGCCCGACCGAGAAATGGAAGCCGATTGCGAAACTGAAGAAAAAGGCTTGGATGGAAGGCTGGGAACTGCTCAAGACCCAGGTCGAGGGCGACTGTTATGAAGTCTATGCCAGAACCGAAAGCGGTCAGGCAATCGAAGCCTTCTTCCACCCGGTGACGCTCAAGAAGCTGGTCGTCTTCCGGCGCGGAACCGAAATCTACCGGGCGCCCGGTTTTACTGGCTAG
- a CDS encoding pyrroline-5-carboxylate reductase produces MTKILLLGCGNMGGALLKAWAAHTEHEFTVADPASPDLPEGVSLVGSVEELGEQLFDYLIVALKPQLIDDVLPGYLPRLKPSGVISSIAAGYSAAKLAAHAPGRSVIRIMPNLPAVIGKGVSGLYAHGTVPEMASGTIEQLASCSGDVVWVDSEDMLDRLTAVAGSGPGYVFEMLRAYVDAAENLGFSGEDAKNLVLGTVRGTLDLALDSDLSLEDLRKNVTSKGGTTAAGLAALNGSEEFSTLIRDTLQAAYERAVALR; encoded by the coding sequence TTGACAAAAATATTACTCCTCGGATGCGGCAATATGGGCGGAGCGCTGCTCAAGGCCTGGGCCGCTCACACCGAACATGAATTTACCGTGGCAGACCCGGCCAGCCCCGACCTGCCGGAAGGCGTGTCCCTGGTCGGTTCGGTCGAGGAACTGGGCGAACAGCTTTTCGACTATCTGATCGTGGCGCTGAAACCGCAACTGATCGATGATGTGCTTCCCGGCTATCTGCCAAGACTGAAGCCGTCGGGCGTCATAAGCTCGATCGCCGCCGGCTATTCCGCCGCAAAGCTGGCCGCCCATGCACCCGGCCGGTCGGTCATCCGGATCATGCCGAACCTGCCCGCTGTCATCGGCAAGGGCGTCAGCGGTCTCTACGCCCATGGGACCGTGCCTGAAATGGCATCCGGCACCATCGAGCAACTCGCCTCTTGTTCCGGCGACGTCGTCTGGGTCGACAGCGAGGATATGCTGGATCGTCTGACCGCAGTCGCCGGAAGCGGCCCGGGCTATGTTTTCGAGATGCTGCGCGCCTATGTCGATGCTGCCGAGAATCTGGGTTTCAGCGGGGAAGACGCGAAAAATCTGGTTCTGGGAACCGTCCGCGGGACGCTCGATCTGGCGCTGGATTCCGACCTGTCGCTCGAGGACCTGCGCAAGAATGTCACCAGCAAGGGCGGCACCACTGCAGCCGGCCTCGCCGCGCTGAACGGTAGCGAGGAATTTTCGACGCTGATCCGCGACACGCTGCAAGCGGCCTATGAGCGCGCCGTCGCGCTACGGTAG
- a CDS encoding energy transducer TonB yields the protein MLSSDEKRRWVTAAAIAVAAHAFLGVAAMAWKAPHDRPIPEPVVLVELPPASASEAMSEPTPASQPDYIPPQQALPFEVPTVRAPLPDDAVILPPEAKQPAAPVRPVQQAEVTPVAVATPARSEAPPVAATKSAPSSTSGNSPKAKKERANYYAMVSAHLNQRKKYPTEARKAREQGVVKVRFTVDRTGNISNVSITGSSGHTILDQATLALMQRVAPLPAMPASMERDQVTISLPIDYSLRTR from the coding sequence ATGCTCAGTTCTGACGAAAAACGTCGCTGGGTTACCGCCGCAGCCATTGCTGTAGCAGCCCATGCCTTTCTGGGTGTGGCTGCCATGGCATGGAAGGCTCCGCACGACCGCCCCATCCCTGAACCGGTGGTTCTCGTGGAACTTCCCCCTGCGAGTGCGAGCGAGGCCATGTCTGAGCCGACGCCCGCTTCGCAGCCGGACTATATCCCGCCGCAACAGGCGCTGCCGTTCGAGGTCCCGACCGTACGCGCTCCGTTGCCGGATGATGCGGTCATATTGCCACCAGAGGCCAAGCAGCCTGCGGCCCCTGTCAGGCCGGTTCAGCAGGCCGAGGTTACGCCGGTCGCGGTGGCGACTCCCGCCCGAAGCGAAGCACCGCCGGTCGCTGCTACTAAGTCTGCGCCAAGCAGCACTTCCGGAAACAGCCCCAAAGCCAAGAAAGAGCGCGCCAACTATTATGCGATGGTCAGCGCGCATCTGAACCAGCGCAAGAAATATCCAACCGAAGCCCGCAAGGCCCGCGAACAGGGTGTGGTCAAGGTCCGGTTCACGGTCGATCGTACCGGCAATATCTCCAATGTGTCGATCACCGGCTCCAGCGGGCATACCATTCTCGACCAGGCCACTCTGGCGCTGATGCAACGCGTAGCACCCTTGCCGGCCATGCCCGCATCCATGGAGCGAGACCAAGTCACGATCTCGCTGCCCATTGATTATTCCCTCAGAACCCGTTGA
- a CDS encoding Fe2+-dependent dioxygenase encodes MLTIIENILDEEQVRDFRRKLEAAEWSDGAASAGTRSVKVKQNLQIDRQNALSVELGNVILRKLGNDPLFISASLAEKIWPPIFNLYQDGGHYGTHSDAALMRLPEANLTIRSDLSATIFLSDPDEYDGGELVIEQQYGAQPVKLAAGDMVLYPSSSLHQVMPVTRGQRICAITWMQSAVADASARELLFDLDQSIQSLTPDRTHDDPEIDRLIHVYHNLLRRWATL; translated from the coding sequence ATGCTTACAATCATCGAAAATATTCTGGACGAGGAGCAGGTCCGGGATTTCAGGCGGAAGCTCGAAGCCGCCGAATGGTCCGATGGCGCGGCCTCGGCGGGTACCCGTTCGGTCAAGGTGAAGCAGAATTTGCAGATCGATCGGCAGAATGCGCTTTCGGTCGAACTGGGCAACGTCATATTGCGCAAACTGGGCAATGATCCGCTGTTCATCTCCGCCTCGCTGGCCGAAAAAATCTGGCCTCCCATTTTCAATCTCTATCAGGACGGCGGCCATTACGGCACGCACAGCGATGCCGCGCTGATGCGCCTCCCCGAAGCCAATCTGACCATCCGCAGCGACCTGTCGGCCACGATATTTCTGTCCGATCCGGACGAATATGACGGCGGCGAACTGGTGATCGAACAACAATATGGCGCGCAGCCGGTCAAGCTCGCGGCAGGCGACATGGTGCTGTATCCGTCTTCCAGCCTGCACCAGGTGATGCCGGTTACGCGCGGCCAGCGGATTTGCGCGATCACCTGGATGCAGAGCGCGGTTGCCGATGCCTCGGCGCGGGAACTGCTGTTCGACCTCGACCAGTCGATCCAGTCGCTGACGCCCGACCGGACCCATGATGATCCCGAAATCGATCGTCTGATCCACGTCTATCACAATTTGCTGCGGCGGTGGGCAACGCTATGA
- a CDS encoding sulfotransferase domain-containing protein, whose translation MGAIYWLSSYPKSGNTWFRTFLQNLQQDGDAPVDINELHTGSIASGRGWLDEVLGFDTADMRHDDIDALRPAVYDWSLQSPDLEYHKIHDAYTFLPSGEPLVSSRATRGAVYFVRNPLDVASSFANHLQCSVDDAIVRMASPKMSFVKSEKRLNGQVRQKLFSWSDHVLSWIDAPDLNLEILRYEDMLEDSLATFTRAARFLELPHDQPRVEKAIHFSRFDRLQEQEKSTGFKEKPANTPSFFRQGKSGGWRQELNEEQITRIIADHGPVMRRFNYLDEHDNPL comes from the coding sequence ATGGGCGCTATTTACTGGCTTTCCTCCTATCCCAAATCCGGCAACACGTGGTTCCGCACGTTCCTGCAGAATCTTCAACAGGATGGCGATGCCCCGGTTGACATCAACGAATTGCATACCGGCTCCATTGCCAGTGGCCGTGGCTGGCTGGACGAAGTTCTGGGATTTGACACCGCCGACATGCGGCATGACGATATTGATGCCCTGCGGCCCGCGGTATACGACTGGAGCCTGCAATCGCCGGATCTGGAATATCACAAGATTCATGATGCCTATACATTTCTGCCGTCCGGAGAGCCATTGGTCAGCAGCAGGGCAACACGGGGCGCAGTCTATTTCGTTCGCAATCCGCTCGACGTGGCATCTTCCTTTGCCAATCACCTGCAGTGCAGCGTCGATGATGCGATCGTGCGGATGGCATCTCCGAAGATGAGCTTTGTGAAGTCGGAAAAGAGGCTGAACGGCCAGGTACGGCAAAAATTGTTCAGCTGGTCCGACCACGTGCTGAGCTGGATCGATGCGCCCGATCTCAATCTGGAAATCCTGCGCTACGAGGATATGCTCGAAGACAGCCTGGCCACATTCACCCGGGCAGCGCGCTTTCTCGAACTGCCCCATGACCAGCCCCGGGTTGAGAAAGCGATCCATTTCAGTCGCTTTGATCGCTTGCAGGAACAGGAAAAATCTACCGGATTCAAGGAAAAACCGGCCAACACGCCTTCCTTTTTCCGTCAGGGCAAGAGCGGCGGCTGGCGGCAGGAACTGAACGAGGAACAGATTACCCGAATCATCGCCGATCACGGACCGGTGATGCGGCGGTTCAACTATCTCGACGAGCACGACAACCCGCTGTAG
- a CDS encoding ferric reductase-like transmembrane domain-containing protein produces the protein MKRYVTKGLFWLLLALPGLLMLWSFSQDDVLAMDMLHPSGEMSVRLMILAMLPGPLSEFFGLNRFFRGWIKIRRNLGVAAFGYAMLHLIFYIFDMNSLAAMLEEFGIPGIWTGWLSLVLMLLPAMISFNYAMRRLGRQWKNIQRLVYPALIIALVHWILLDWVWQPAMVHLAPLIVAWILRYIGRSRRQRTQRSMT, from the coding sequence ATGAAAAGATATGTGACAAAAGGGCTGTTTTGGCTGCTGCTCGCGCTTCCAGGCCTGCTCATGCTCTGGTCCTTCTCGCAAGACGATGTCCTGGCGATGGACATGCTGCATCCCAGTGGGGAAATGTCGGTGCGGCTGATGATCCTCGCGATGTTGCCCGGACCCTTGTCCGAATTTTTCGGTCTCAACCGCTTTTTCAGGGGATGGATCAAGATCCGTCGCAATCTCGGCGTCGCGGCTTTCGGCTATGCCATGCTGCATCTGATATTCTACATATTCGACATGAACAGCCTCGCGGCGATGCTCGAAGAGTTCGGCATCCCCGGTATCTGGACGGGCTGGTTGTCGCTTGTGCTGATGTTGCTCCCCGCAATGATCAGCTTCAACTATGCGATGCGCCGACTAGGACGACAGTGGAAAAATATCCAGCGCCTCGTCTATCCCGCGCTGATTATCGCGCTGGTTCACTGGATTTTACTGGATTGGGTCTGGCAGCCAGCAATGGTTCATCTCGCCCCGCTCATAGTGGCCTGGATTTTACGCTACATCGGTCGCAGCCGGCGACAACGCACGCAACGGAGTATGACATGA
- the exbB gene encoding tonB-system energizer ExbB yields MGHVIKSVAIAALLTSAGAAAASSLSTIPVELSVGGMFAQADWIVKIVIIGLIIASLVSWTIFIAKLSELRKAMAAERLIHDEVAKLRSLDDANGDAVLSKTALVQEASTELALSADALQDGDGVKERIVSRFERYEAALSRKMTRGVNILATIGATAPFVGLFGTVWGIMNSFIGIAEKQTTNLAVVAPGIAEALLATALGLVAAIPAVVMYNHFSRQISAYRALVSDTAAAILRLVSRDLSRGTVKIEKD; encoded by the coding sequence ATGGGACATGTTATAAAATCCGTGGCAATTGCAGCGTTGCTGACATCCGCCGGCGCAGCCGCGGCGTCTTCCCTGTCGACCATCCCCGTCGAGCTGAGCGTGGGCGGCATGTTCGCGCAGGCGGACTGGATCGTGAAGATCGTCATTATCGGCCTGATCATCGCTTCATTGGTCAGTTGGACAATTTTCATCGCCAAGCTCTCCGAGCTGCGCAAGGCCATGGCAGCAGAGCGTCTCATCCATGATGAAGTCGCCAAGCTGCGGTCTCTTGATGATGCCAACGGCGATGCGGTTTTGTCCAAAACGGCTCTGGTACAGGAAGCGTCGACCGAGCTCGCGCTGTCCGCCGATGCCCTGCAGGACGGCGATGGTGTCAAGGAGCGCATTGTTTCCCGCTTCGAACGTTATGAAGCGGCGCTTTCCCGCAAGATGACGCGCGGCGTCAATATTCTCGCGACCATCGGCGCGACGGCTCCCTTCGTAGGACTGTTCGGCACGGTCTGGGGCATTATGAACAGCTTCATCGGTATCGCCGAAAAGCAGACCACCAATCTCGCCGTTGTGGCTCCGGGTATTGCAGAAGCCTTGCTGGCGACGGCGCTCGGTCTCGTTGCGGCTATTCCTGCGGTCGTCATGTACAACCATTTCTCCCGCCAGATATCTGCCTATCGCGCGCTTGTTTCGGACACCGCCGCCGCCATTTTGCGGCTGGTCTCGCGCGATCTCAGCCGCGGCACCGTGAAGATCGAAAAGGATTGA
- a CDS encoding TonB-dependent receptor — MKKDMSQMQRPASLRFGSFGKRSAVVALGLTTALSTAPAFAQDAEPEEVELETLQIEDNAADVNPYTQKGAPYKARVSGDLRRVKPLSETPATITVLTESQLDEQGATNLRDILDNQPGVTVGTGENGNAFGDRYIIRGHEARSDVFVDGLRDPGMTTRETFAVEQIEITKGPSSSFAGRGSTGGAVNSITKQASTDYNFNRIDLGIGTDDFYRVTLDSNWALSDDIALRANLLYGYDEAPNRNFSDRERIGAAISGSFRLNDTVRVLLDYYHLEADDTPDLGGYVPAPTGTGPDDVTIHGPWDDVPNYTQTEDFLNTTVDTFTGRIFITPFDGFTIVNSTRYGETSNGYVLTGLRGGAYDTDTDTFGPLTLSDHQGNQEVEYFVNQLNVLADFNTGSIAHNVVAGLEYSNLKVANGTYDTTSTGATNCITAGRGGSLNPSYCITDENRNVNVDDIHNILQREILDGDVDSAWQVETMSVYLMDTVDINPWLSIHGGVRVDAFDYSNDVVSRGDETGYRYKDTLWNGHAGIGVKPMDEVYVYFNWGTAKNINGGESDLGGNCGYGGICVDDGTGIGDGRPESSTSYELGVKADLFDDHLMLTAAAFQITKSDVFESAGDDYAAGGSLNTGENRVRGIELGLVGNITPKLSGQASVTFMDSEVTDSNDASKIGRRLSNFSNTQASAQLRYQATEAFAFGGTATYKGEMFTGQPDDAASYNTTREVYTYRVPDYWTFDAFASYKVNENLSARVNMTNVTNEDYYLAGYRSGHFLYKGDERRATLTLTGRF; from the coding sequence ATGAAGAAAGACATGTCCCAGATGCAAAGGCCGGCCAGTCTGCGCTTTGGCAGTTTCGGCAAGCGCAGCGCTGTTGTAGCGTTGGGCCTGACCACCGCGCTGTCGACCGCTCCCGCCTTTGCCCAGGATGCCGAGCCGGAAGAAGTCGAGCTGGAAACGCTCCAGATCGAAGACAATGCGGCAGACGTAAATCCCTACACCCAGAAGGGCGCGCCCTATAAGGCCCGCGTTTCGGGCGATTTGCGCCGCGTGAAGCCCCTGTCGGAAACGCCGGCAACGATTACCGTGCTGACGGAAAGCCAGCTCGACGAGCAGGGCGCCACCAACCTGCGCGATATTCTCGACAACCAGCCCGGCGTCACCGTCGGTACCGGTGAAAACGGCAACGCCTTTGGCGATCGTTACATCATCCGCGGCCATGAAGCGCGCAGCGACGTGTTTGTCGACGGTCTGCGCGATCCGGGCATGACCACCCGCGAAACCTTTGCGGTTGAACAGATTGAAATCACCAAGGGCCCAAGCTCTTCCTTCGCCGGTCGCGGTTCGACCGGTGGCGCGGTGAACTCAATCACCAAACAGGCCAGCACCGACTATAATTTCAACCGCATCGACCTGGGTATCGGCACCGACGATTTCTACCGCGTCACCCTAGACAGCAACTGGGCGCTGAGCGACGATATCGCGCTGCGTGCCAACCTGCTTTACGGCTATGACGAAGCACCAAACCGCAATTTCTCGGATCGCGAGCGTATCGGCGCGGCGATCTCCGGCAGCTTCCGGCTGAACGATACAGTGCGCGTGTTGCTCGACTATTATCATCTCGAAGCCGACGATACGCCGGACCTGGGCGGCTATGTTCCGGCGCCTACAGGCACCGGACCCGACGATGTCACGATCCATGGTCCATGGGACGATGTTCCCAATTACACCCAGACCGAGGACTTTCTCAACACGACCGTCGATACGTTCACTGGCCGTATCTTCATCACACCGTTTGACGGGTTCACGATCGTGAACTCCACGCGCTATGGCGAGACGTCCAACGGCTATGTGCTGACCGGCCTTCGCGGCGGTGCCTATGATACCGACACGGATACATTCGGCCCCCTGACTCTGAGCGACCATCAGGGCAATCAGGAAGTCGAATATTTCGTCAACCAGCTCAATGTTCTGGCCGATTTCAATACGGGTTCAATCGCGCACAACGTGGTTGCAGGCCTCGAATATTCGAACCTGAAAGTCGCGAACGGGACCTATGATACGACCAGCACCGGAGCGACAAATTGTATTACGGCGGGCAGAGGTGGCAGCCTGAATCCTTCATATTGTATTACCGATGAAAATCGCAATGTGAACGTTGATGACATCCACAACATCTTGCAGCGCGAGATACTCGATGGCGATGTTGACAGCGCTTGGCAGGTAGAGACCATGTCTGTCTATCTGATGGATACGGTCGATATCAATCCCTGGCTTTCCATCCATGGTGGTGTCCGGGTTGATGCGTTTGATTACAGCAATGATGTTGTCAGCCGCGGAGACGAAACCGGCTATCGTTACAAGGATACATTGTGGAACGGTCATGCCGGCATTGGCGTGAAGCCGATGGATGAGGTCTATGTCTATTTCAACTGGGGCACCGCCAAGAATATCAATGGTGGCGAGTCCGATCTGGGCGGCAACTGCGGCTATGGCGGCATTTGCGTCGATGACGGAACCGGCATCGGTGACGGACGTCCGGAAAGTTCGACCAGCTACGAGCTGGGCGTGAAGGCGGATCTGTTCGATGATCATCTCATGCTTACCGCGGCGGCTTTCCAGATCACCAAGAGCGACGTGTTTGAATCGGCTGGCGATGACTATGCCGCGGGCGGAAGCCTGAACACCGGTGAAAACCGTGTTCGCGGTATCGAACTGGGCCTCGTCGGCAATATCACGCCGAAACTCTCCGGCCAGGCATCGGTTACCTTCATGGATTCGGAAGTCACGGATTCGAATGACGCCTCCAAGATCGGTCGCCGTCTGAGCAACTTCTCCAACACCCAGGCATCGGCGCAGCTGCGTTATCAGGCGACAGAGGCCTTCGCCTTTGGCGGCACCGCTACCTACAAGGGAGAGATGTTCACCGGCCAGCCGGACGATGCGGCCAGCTATAATACGACGCGGGAAGTCTACACCTACCGCGTTCCGGATTACTGGACCTTTGACGCTTTCGCGAGCTACAAGGTAAACGAGAATCTCTCGGCCCGGGTGAATATGACCAACGTGACCAACGAGGACTATTATCTTGCCGGTTATCGCAGCGGTCACTTCCTCTACAAGGGTGACGAACGCCGCGCGACGCTAACGCTCACCGGACGTTTCTGA
- the proB gene encoding glutamate 5-kinase encodes MVQGKTIVVKVGSSLLANEQRLTPRWAFMHNLLEDIARLREGGAKVILCSSGSVALGMNMIGERPETAGLRDKQAAAACGMPLLLNAYKQVAHEYSFEIAQVLVTLRDLEDRKRFLNTKNTVDRLLDANIMPIINENDTITTEEIRVGDNDRLSAKIAQMLQADELIILTQVDGLYDKDPSEAGAQLVEKVTDVSPYLAVTEGVSSLGSGGMLTKIQAAHMAQNAGCDTRIAHGEYEHPVTSVLNEERRHTRIMANERPESAWANWLSDRLQMAGSIVVNAATAEAFKHGRRNIGREDVLSIQGPYVKGDVIHIYGESGDELARGLTNFSSDETMALARNPTLSAMQLLGYKTLGTLITDKNMVVLDDRHLTWDLPAGEVMTEVIPQN; translated from the coding sequence ATGGTACAAGGCAAAACAATCGTTGTTAAAGTCGGCTCCAGCCTGCTCGCCAACGAACAGCGGCTCACGCCGCGCTGGGCTTTCATGCATAATCTGCTCGAGGATATCGCCCGGCTGCGGGAAGGCGGCGCGAAAGTCATCCTCTGTTCTTCCGGTTCGGTTGCGCTGGGCATGAACATGATCGGCGAACGGCCGGAGACGGCCGGTCTGCGCGACAAGCAGGCAGCGGCGGCCTGCGGTATGCCGCTGTTGCTAAACGCCTATAAGCAGGTGGCCCATGAATATAGCTTCGAAATAGCGCAGGTACTGGTGACCTTGCGCGATCTGGAAGACCGCAAGCGGTTCCTGAACACCAAGAATACGGTCGACCGTCTGCTCGATGCCAATATCATGCCGATCATCAACGAGAATGACACGATCACCACGGAAGAAATCCGGGTTGGTGATAATGACCGGCTGTCAGCAAAAATCGCGCAGATGCTGCAGGCCGACGAACTGATCATCCTGACACAGGTGGACGGCCTTTACGACAAGGATCCGTCCGAAGCCGGTGCGCAACTGGTTGAGAAAGTGACCGATGTTTCGCCCTATCTTGCGGTGACCGAAGGTGTCAGCAGCCTCGGCAGCGGCGGGATGCTGACGAAAATCCAGGCTGCCCATATGGCGCAAAATGCCGGCTGTGACACGCGGATCGCGCATGGCGAATATGAGCATCCGGTGACGTCGGTCCTGAACGAAGAACGGCGGCACACGAGAATAATGGCGAATGAACGGCCCGAATCCGCATGGGCCAACTGGCTGTCGGATCGTCTGCAAATGGCGGGCAGTATTGTCGTCAACGCGGCGACCGCCGAAGCTTTCAAACACGGACGGCGGAATATCGGCCGGGAAGATGTGCTTTCCATCCAGGGTCCGTATGTTAAAGGCGATGTGATCCATATTTATGGCGAATCCGGCGACGAGCTGGCCAGGGGTCTGACCAATTTCTCGTCCGACGAGACGATGGCGCTGGCCCGCAACCCGACCCTGTCGGCCATGCAGTTGCTGGGTTACAAAACCCTCGGCACGCTGATCACCGACAAGAATATGGTCGTGCTGGATGACCGGCACCTGACGTGGGACTTGCCGGCTGGCGAGGTCATGACCGAAGTCATACCGCAGAACTAG